Proteins from a single region of Schistocerca gregaria isolate iqSchGreg1 chromosome 3, iqSchGreg1.2, whole genome shotgun sequence:
- the LOC126356363 gene encoding cuticle protein 38: MYKLVVLSALIAAASAGYLGGYAAPAVGYAAPAVGYAAPAIAAAPVAVAHAVAPAASSVANTYRISQTARVLAAPAAYAAPAAYAAPAVGYAAPAIAAAPALGYARYAAAAPVAVAHAAVPAAASVANTYRISQTARVLAAPAIAHAPVAYAAPAAYAAPAIGYGYGGLAYGAAPVAKVYG; the protein is encoded by the exons atgtACAAGCTG GTCGTCCTGTCCGCTCTGATCGCCGCCGCCTCGGCCGGCTACCTGGGAGGCTACGCCGCCCCTGCCGTCggctacgccgcccccgccgtggGCTACGCCGCCCCCGCCATTGCGGCCGCCCCCGTGGCTGTGGCGCACGCCGTGGCCCCCGCCGCCTCCTCCGTGGCTAACACCTACAGGATCTCCCAGACGGCCCGCGTCCTGGCCGCTCCCGCTGCCTACGCCGCTCCCGCCGCCTACGCCGCCCCTGCCGTAGGTtacgccgcccccgccatcgccgccgcccccgccctgGGCTACGCCCGCTACGCCGCCGCCGCCCCTGTGGCTGTGGCCCACGCCGCCGTGCCCGCCGCCGCCTCCGTGGCTAACACCTACAGGATCTCCCAGACGGCCCGCGTTCTCGCCGCCCCCGCTATCGCCCACGCCCCTGTCGcgtacgccgcccccgccgcctacgccgcccccgctatCGGCTACGGCTACGGTGGTCTGGCCTACGGAGCTGCCCCCGTTGCCAAGGTCTACGGTTAA